A genomic window from Halorubrum trapanicum includes:
- the polC gene encoding DNA polymerase II large subunit, which translates to MRPDDERYFARIEERLDEAWDVAETAKEQGRDPEPEIEIPVARDMADRVENILGIDGVAERVRDLEGEMSREEAALELVTDFVDGNVGDYDSREGKIEGAVRTAVALLTEGVVAAPIEGIDRVELLENDDGTEFVNVYYAGPIRSAGGTAQALSVLVADYARSLLGIDEYKPRDVEVERYAEEIALYDKDTGLQYTPKDKESKFIAKHIPVMLDGEATSDEEVSGFRDLERVDTNSARGGMCLVAAEGIALKAPKIQRYTRDLDEVDWPWLQDLIDGTIGKDGAGDGDAAASDAADGDDAEDGDGESEEAGDEAAADSPEADADGPPRAEPSQKFLRDLIAGRPVFTHPSEAGGFRLRYGRARNHGFATGGVHPATMHIVDDFLAAGTQIKTERPGKAHGVVPVDSIEGPTVRLANGEVRRIDDPEEAKAVRNGIEKVLDLGEYLVNYGEFVENNHPLAPASYAPEWWVQEFEAAGADVQAMGDDPHVDLEHPEVDQALAWAREYDCPLHPEYTYLWHDVSVDAFEALAEAVAAGEVVESVLAIERTDTVQDALESLLVEHAATPDALRIPTWRPLARSLGIDDGLRREWDAADLSAAAREYADGENAIRAVNEVAPFEVRERAPTRIGNRMGRPEKSESRDLSPAVHTLFPINEAGGPQRDVAEAANVMDDTGHRGRHELEVSDRVCPDCGEHTYAALCPDCETHTEPHYECNDCGTVCEPDEAGRVECPNCEWEVTAATRQEVDVNDAYRSALETVGERESAFEILKGVQGLTSRNKTPEPIEKGVLRAKNGVTSFKDGTVRYDMTDLPVTAVKPAELDVTADHFRELGYETDVDGEPLRHDDQVVELRVQDIVLSDGAAEHMLKTADFVDDLLEQFYGLDRFYEVNERDDLVGELVFGMAPHTSAATVGRVVGFTSAAVGYAHPYFHAAKRRNCFHPETKIWYEDETGQLRYDEIEAFVETYLDRSDVEFDDFGTAVGELEGVDGNLRIPSLTADGDRVSRPVEAVSKHDAPNHLVRVRTESGRSITVTPDHGVHVYDDDRDEVASREARELDANDRLVIPDSIGSDDISRDPQRFDLLAEFVRSDAVPTDRLMIKGLDKDRLYDLFEDAFADDWDGRFYPLQSMTEVFETNKKTLSNYLYRESFPVSYLQQCFSSLDEMLAFVPDDVTLGMKRDRTEIDRFVDLNERVATLLGYYAAEGFAREQETPKGTIHQTTICGTETEAREFFLNVLREEFGVDPYEENHAKVTVSGRLLRAFFDSVLDSGVYAHTKRVPDRIFGAPDEIVGAYLSGYFSGDGSVDDGSLRITATTVSEELREDLIGLLRRLDIHATVDRPKRVQLHDKFPEFYDESNPRMTAQTYVLSVSSHDAVRFSEIAGFHLSRKRDRLMENVSSVEPYAPKVSDGGSGEYLVENVDEVEVVESDVEHVYCLTVEDTHSLVANDLSVDQCDGDEDCVMLLMDGLLNFSKEFLPDQRGGRMDAPLVMSSRIDPSEIDDEAHNVDIVREYPLELYEASRELADPEAVEELIQIGEDTLGTDDEYHGFDHTHDTTDIAMGPDLSAYKTLGDMMEKMDAQLELARKLRAVDETDVAERVIEYHFLPDIIGNLRAFSRQETRCLDCGEKYRRMPLTGECRECGGRVNLTVHEGSVSKYVDTAIEVAERFGCRPYTKQRLKVLDQSLESIFEDDTNKQSGIADFM; encoded by the coding sequence ATGAGACCGGACGACGAGCGCTACTTCGCGCGGATCGAGGAGCGGCTCGACGAGGCGTGGGACGTCGCGGAGACGGCCAAAGAGCAGGGTCGGGACCCGGAGCCCGAGATCGAGATCCCGGTCGCCCGCGACATGGCGGACCGCGTCGAGAACATCCTCGGCATCGACGGCGTCGCGGAGCGCGTCCGCGACCTGGAGGGCGAGATGTCCCGCGAGGAGGCGGCGCTGGAGCTGGTCACCGACTTCGTCGACGGCAACGTCGGCGACTACGACTCCCGCGAGGGGAAGATCGAGGGAGCCGTCCGCACCGCCGTCGCGCTGCTCACCGAGGGCGTCGTCGCCGCGCCGATCGAGGGGATCGACCGCGTGGAGCTGCTGGAGAACGACGACGGCACCGAGTTCGTCAACGTCTACTACGCCGGTCCGATCCGGTCGGCGGGCGGGACCGCGCAGGCGCTGTCGGTGCTCGTCGCCGACTACGCTCGCTCGCTGCTGGGCATCGACGAGTACAAGCCGCGCGACGTGGAGGTCGAGCGCTACGCCGAGGAGATCGCCTTGTACGACAAGGACACGGGGCTCCAGTACACGCCGAAGGACAAGGAGTCGAAGTTCATCGCGAAGCATATCCCCGTCATGCTCGACGGGGAGGCGACGAGCGACGAGGAGGTCTCGGGGTTCCGCGACCTCGAGCGCGTCGACACCAACTCCGCGCGCGGCGGGATGTGCCTCGTCGCAGCCGAGGGGATCGCCCTGAAGGCGCCGAAGATCCAGCGGTACACGCGCGACCTCGACGAGGTCGACTGGCCGTGGCTCCAAGACCTGATCGACGGGACGATCGGGAAGGACGGGGCCGGCGACGGGGACGCCGCGGCGTCCGACGCGGCCGATGGGGACGACGCGGAGGACGGTGACGGCGAATCGGAAGAGGCGGGCGACGAAGCCGCCGCCGACTCCCCCGAGGCTGACGCGGATGGCCCGCCCCGCGCCGAGCCCTCCCAGAAGTTCCTCCGGGACCTGATCGCGGGCCGGCCCGTCTTCACCCACCCGAGCGAGGCGGGCGGGTTCCGCCTCCGGTACGGCCGCGCGCGCAACCACGGGTTCGCGACCGGCGGCGTCCACCCCGCGACGATGCACATCGTCGACGACTTCCTCGCGGCCGGGACGCAGATCAAGACGGAGCGGCCCGGGAAGGCGCACGGCGTCGTCCCGGTCGACTCCATCGAGGGGCCGACGGTCCGGCTGGCGAACGGCGAGGTCCGGCGGATCGACGACCCCGAGGAGGCGAAGGCGGTCCGCAACGGGATCGAGAAGGTGCTCGACTTAGGGGAGTACCTCGTCAACTACGGGGAGTTCGTCGAGAACAACCACCCGCTCGCGCCCGCGTCGTACGCGCCCGAGTGGTGGGTCCAAGAGTTCGAGGCGGCCGGCGCCGACGTTCAGGCCATGGGCGACGACCCGCACGTCGACCTCGAACACCCGGAGGTCGATCAGGCGCTCGCGTGGGCGCGCGAGTACGACTGCCCGCTCCACCCCGAATACACCTACCTCTGGCACGACGTGTCGGTCGACGCGTTCGAGGCGCTCGCCGAGGCGGTCGCCGCGGGCGAGGTCGTCGAGAGCGTCCTCGCGATCGAGCGCACCGACACGGTTCAGGACGCGCTGGAGTCGCTGCTGGTCGAGCACGCGGCGACCCCGGACGCGCTCCGGATCCCGACGTGGCGCCCGCTCGCGCGGTCGCTCGGGATCGACGACGGGCTTCGCCGGGAGTGGGACGCGGCCGACCTCTCGGCCGCGGCCCGCGAGTACGCCGACGGCGAGAACGCGATCCGCGCGGTCAACGAGGTGGCGCCGTTCGAGGTGCGCGAACGCGCGCCGACCCGGATCGGCAACCGGATGGGTCGCCCCGAGAAGTCCGAGAGCCGCGACCTCTCGCCGGCCGTCCACACCCTGTTCCCGATCAACGAGGCGGGCGGCCCCCAGCGCGACGTGGCCGAGGCGGCGAACGTGATGGACGACACCGGCCACCGCGGACGACACGAACTAGAGGTCTCCGACCGCGTCTGCCCCGACTGCGGCGAGCACACCTACGCCGCGCTGTGCCCCGACTGCGAGACGCACACGGAGCCGCACTACGAGTGTAACGACTGCGGCACCGTCTGCGAGCCGGACGAGGCCGGCCGCGTCGAGTGCCCGAACTGCGAGTGGGAGGTGACGGCCGCGACCCGCCAGGAGGTCGACGTCAACGACGCGTACCGCTCCGCGCTGGAGACCGTCGGCGAGCGTGAGTCCGCCTTCGAGATCCTGAAGGGGGTCCAGGGGCTCACCTCGCGGAACAAGACGCCCGAGCCGATCGAGAAGGGCGTCCTGCGCGCGAAAAACGGCGTCACCTCGTTCAAGGACGGCACGGTCCGCTACGACATGACCGACCTCCCGGTCACCGCGGTCAAGCCCGCGGAGCTCGACGTCACCGCCGACCACTTCCGAGAACTGGGGTACGAGACCGACGTCGACGGCGAGCCGCTCCGCCACGACGACCAGGTGGTCGAGCTCCGGGTCCAGGATATCGTCCTCTCGGACGGCGCGGCCGAGCACATGCTGAAGACCGCGGACTTCGTCGACGACCTCCTCGAACAGTTCTACGGGCTCGACCGCTTCTACGAGGTGAACGAGCGCGACGACCTCGTCGGCGAGCTCGTCTTCGGGATGGCGCCCCACACGAGCGCCGCGACTGTCGGGAGAGTGGTAGGTTTCACCTCGGCCGCGGTCGGATACGCTCATCCGTACTTTCACGCCGCGAAACGTCGGAACTGCTTCCATCCGGAGACGAAAATCTGGTACGAGGACGAGACCGGTCAGCTACGATACGACGAAATCGAGGCGTTCGTCGAGACGTACCTCGATCGATCCGACGTCGAGTTCGACGACTTCGGAACGGCTGTCGGCGAACTGGAGGGTGTCGACGGAAACCTGCGCATTCCGTCGCTGACCGCGGACGGCGATCGTGTCTCTCGTCCGGTAGAAGCAGTTAGCAAGCACGACGCACCGAACCACCTCGTGCGGGTTCGTACCGAGTCAGGTCGATCGATAACCGTCACTCCAGACCACGGGGTTCACGTGTACGACGACGACCGGGACGAGGTCGCCAGCAGAGAGGCGCGAGAACTCGACGCGAACGACAGGCTGGTGATCCCCGACTCGATCGGGTCCGACGACATCAGTCGGGACCCGCAGCGGTTCGACCTACTCGCCGAGTTTGTCCGGTCTGACGCGGTTCCGACCGACCGCCTTATGATCAAGGGGCTGGACAAAGACCGGCTGTACGATCTCTTCGAGGACGCTTTCGCGGATGACTGGGACGGGCGGTTCTATCCCCTCCAGAGCATGACCGAAGTGTTCGAGACGAACAAAAAGACGCTGAGTAACTACCTATACCGGGAGAGCTTCCCTGTCTCGTATCTTCAGCAGTGTTTCTCCTCGCTCGACGAGATGCTCGCGTTCGTTCCGGACGACGTCACCCTCGGAATGAAACGCGATCGCACGGAGATCGATCGGTTCGTCGATCTCAACGAGCGCGTTGCGACGCTACTCGGCTACTACGCGGCGGAAGGGTTCGCCCGCGAACAGGAGACGCCGAAGGGGACGATCCACCAGACGACGATCTGCGGGACGGAAACGGAGGCGAGGGAGTTCTTCCTCAACGTTTTGCGAGAGGAGTTCGGGGTCGACCCGTACGAAGAGAATCACGCCAAAGTGACCGTCTCCGGTCGCCTGTTGCGTGCGTTCTTCGACTCGGTGCTCGACTCCGGTGTGTACGCACACACGAAGCGAGTCCCTGATCGGATCTTCGGTGCACCCGATGAGATCGTCGGAGCGTATCTGAGTGGCTACTTCAGCGGCGACGGCAGCGTGGACGACGGGTCGCTCCGAATCACCGCGACGACGGTGAGCGAGGAGCTTCGAGAGGACTTGATCGGTCTCCTGCGGCGGCTCGATATCCACGCGACCGTCGACCGACCGAAGAGGGTCCAACTCCACGATAAGTTCCCCGAGTTCTACGACGAGAGCAATCCGCGGATGACCGCGCAGACGTACGTCCTCAGTGTCTCGTCACACGACGCCGTTCGGTTCTCCGAAATTGCCGGCTTCCACCTCTCTCGGAAGCGCGACCGGCTGATGGAGAACGTCTCGTCCGTCGAGCCGTACGCACCGAAGGTGTCGGACGGCGGATCCGGAGAGTACCTCGTCGAGAATGTCGACGAAGTGGAAGTCGTCGAGAGCGACGTTGAGCACGTGTACTGCCTCACCGTCGAAGACACGCACTCTCTCGTTGCGAACGACCTGTCGGTCGATCAGTGCGATGGTGACGAGGATTGCGTGATGCTGCTCATGGACGGACTTCTCAACTTCTCGAAAGAATTTCTGCCGGACCAGCGCGGCGGGCGGATGGACGCCCCGCTGGTGATGTCCTCACGGATCGACCCCTCGGAGATCGACGACGAGGCGCACAACGTCGACATCGTGCGGGAGTACCCGCTGGAGCTGTACGAGGCGTCGCGGGAGCTGGCCGATCCGGAGGCGGTCGAGGAGCTGATCCAAATCGGCGAGGACACGCTCGGCACCGACGACGAGTATCACGGGTTCGACCACACCCACGACACGACGGACATCGCGATGGGGCCGGACCTCTCGGCGTACAAGACGCTCGGCGACATGATGGAGAAGATGGACGCGCAGCTGGAGCTGGCGCGGAAGCTGCGCGCGGTCGACGAGACCGACGTGGCCGAACGCGTCATCGAGTACCACTTCCTGCCGGACATCATCGGCAACCTGCGGGCGTTCTCTCGGCAGGAGACGCGGTGTCTCGACTGCGGCGAGAAGTACCGGCGGATGCCGCTGACGGGCGAGTGCCGCGAGTGCGGCGGCCGCGTGAACCTCACGGTCCACGAGGGGTCGGTGAGCAAGTACGTCGACACCGCCATCGAGGTCGCGGAGCGGTTCGGCTGCCGGCCCTACACGAAACAGCGGCTGAAGGTGTTAGACCAGTCGCTGGAGTCGATCTTCGAGGACGACACGAACAAGCAGTCGGGCATCGCGGACTTCATGTAG
- a CDS encoding PPC domain-containing DNA-binding protein, with the protein MYHREVEPTAEYVARFETGADWREEIESLAREEDVEAGWFTALGAVQDADVWFYDQEETEYRSVTFDEPLEVAACVGNVSLLEGDVFAHTHAVLSRPSGQALAGHLDSATVWAGECHLRAFAEPLERSHDEATDLDLWL; encoded by the coding sequence ATGTACCATCGCGAGGTCGAACCCACGGCGGAGTACGTCGCGCGGTTCGAGACGGGCGCCGACTGGCGCGAGGAGATAGAGAGCCTCGCCCGCGAGGAGGACGTCGAGGCCGGCTGGTTCACGGCCCTCGGCGCGGTCCAGGACGCGGACGTCTGGTTCTACGACCAGGAGGAGACCGAGTACCGCTCGGTCACCTTCGACGAGCCGCTGGAGGTGGCCGCCTGCGTGGGCAACGTCTCGCTTTTGGAGGGGGACGTGTTCGCGCACACCCACGCCGTACTCTCGCGGCCGAGCGGGCAGGCGCTCGCGGGGCATCTCGACTCGGCGACGGTCTGGGCCGGCGAGTGTCACCTGCGCGCGTTCGCCGAACCGCTGGAGCGCTCGCACGACGAGGCGACCGACCTCGACCTGTGGCTGTGA
- a CDS encoding NifU family protein, whose protein sequence is MSTDTDAADAENELRERITNFLRRNFPQIQMHGGSAAIAHLDREKGEVTVQLGGACSGCGISPMTIQAIKSRMVKEIPEIETVHADTGASAGADGDLGGTSSGGGMSPSFPGETTDDDGGDDEGPQAPF, encoded by the coding sequence ATGAGCACGGACACCGACGCGGCTGACGCGGAAAACGAACTCCGCGAGCGGATCACGAACTTCCTGCGGCGCAACTTCCCGCAGATCCAGATGCACGGCGGGAGCGCCGCCATCGCCCACCTCGACCGCGAGAAGGGAGAGGTGACGGTCCAGCTCGGCGGCGCCTGCTCCGGCTGCGGTATCTCCCCGATGACGATCCAGGCGATCAAGTCCCGGATGGTCAAGGAGATCCCCGAGATCGAGACGGTCCACGCGGACACCGGCGCGTCCGCCGGCGCCGACGGCGACCTCGGCGGTACCAGCAGCGGCGGCGGGATGTCTCCCTCCTTCCCCGGCGAGACGACCGACGACGACGGCGGCGACGACGAAGGCCCCCAGGCCCCGTTCTGA
- a CDS encoding DUF5783 family protein: protein MADEFDPEKFEDKYAHYFNELQRAYKNAFEQMNDRYDSELIHGIDQTVLNESEPFYEDGEFRVELPENPRERIRGAVAVDDETFEETLEEYAERIESELYRTLGVDRPE from the coding sequence ATGGCCGACGAGTTCGACCCGGAGAAGTTCGAGGACAAGTACGCGCACTACTTCAACGAGCTCCAGCGGGCGTACAAGAACGCCTTCGAGCAGATGAACGACCGGTACGACTCGGAGCTGATCCACGGGATCGACCAGACCGTGCTCAACGAGTCGGAGCCGTTCTACGAGGACGGCGAGTTCCGCGTCGAACTCCCGGAGAACCCCCGCGAGCGCATCCGCGGCGCCGTCGCGGTCGACGACGAGACGTTCGAGGAGACGCTCGAGGAGTACGCCGAGCGGATCGAGTCCGAGCTGTACCGCACCCTCGGCGTCGATCGCCCGGAGTGA
- the katG gene encoding catalase/peroxidase HPI — MASNTQEWWPDQLDLELLDQNSANIGPYDEDFDYAAAFEELDLDEVKSDLEDVMTDSKEWWPADYGHYGPLFIRMAWHSAGTYRSLDGRGGAAGGHQRLPPISSWPDNVNLDKARRLLEPVKTKYGEKLSWADLIVLAGNVALESMGFETFGFAGGREDDFRGDDAVDWGPESEWEMTSEERFDEQGDLKAPLGNTVMGLIYVNPEGPNGEPDLEGSAKNIRQSFSRMAMNDKETVALIAGGHTFGKVHGADDGDNLGPEPEDAPIDLQGLGWDNEFGEGMGPDTITSGIEGPWNATPTVWDMSYVNNLLSYDWEPEKGPGGAWQWTTKNDELDDAAPGVADPDDKEDVMMLTTDVALKHDDDFRAVLEEFRDDPDEFQETFAKAWYKLIHRDMGPPERFLGPEVPEETMIWQDPLPEADYETIGDAEVAELKDALLDSGLSTGELVKTAWAAASTYRDSDKRGGANGARIRLEPQRSWEANEPEQLADVLSTLEDVQAEFNESRADDVRVSLADLIVLGGTAAVEQAAADAGYDVEVPFAPGRVDATEDQTDVDSFEALKPDADGFRNYLGDADEDVEDLMVDKADLLNLTASEMTVLAGGLRALGATYADRTAFTDDPGTLTNDFFVNLLDMEYEWDEVTDAEDLYEVRDRDTGEVAWEATRADLIFGSNARLRTVADVYASDEEKFVEDFAETWSDVMKLDRFDLD, encoded by the coding sequence ATGGCTAGTAACACCCAAGAGTGGTGGCCGGACCAGTTGGACTTGGAGCTACTCGATCAGAACTCCGCCAATATCGGTCCCTACGACGAGGACTTCGACTACGCGGCGGCGTTCGAGGAGCTCGACCTCGACGAGGTCAAATCCGACCTCGAAGACGTGATGACCGACTCGAAGGAGTGGTGGCCCGCCGACTACGGACACTACGGGCCGCTGTTCATCCGGATGGCGTGGCACAGCGCCGGCACGTACCGCTCGCTCGACGGGCGCGGCGGCGCCGCGGGCGGCCACCAGCGGCTCCCGCCGATCAGCAGCTGGCCGGACAACGTGAACCTCGACAAGGCCCGGCGGCTGCTGGAGCCGGTCAAGACGAAGTACGGTGAGAAGCTCTCGTGGGCGGACCTCATCGTGCTCGCCGGTAACGTCGCGCTGGAGTCGATGGGCTTCGAGACGTTCGGCTTCGCCGGCGGCCGCGAGGACGACTTCCGCGGCGACGACGCCGTCGACTGGGGCCCCGAGAGCGAGTGGGAGATGACCTCCGAGGAGCGCTTCGACGAGCAGGGTGACCTGAAAGCGCCGCTCGGCAACACCGTGATGGGCCTCATCTACGTCAACCCCGAGGGGCCGAACGGCGAGCCGGACCTCGAGGGCTCGGCGAAGAACATCCGCCAGTCGTTCAGCCGCATGGCGATGAACGACAAGGAGACCGTCGCGCTCATCGCCGGGGGCCACACCTTCGGGAAGGTCCACGGCGCCGACGACGGCGACAACCTCGGTCCCGAGCCCGAGGACGCCCCCATCGACCTCCAGGGCCTCGGCTGGGACAACGAGTTCGGCGAGGGGATGGGTCCCGACACGATCACCAGCGGCATCGAGGGGCCGTGGAACGCCACCCCGACCGTCTGGGACATGAGCTACGTCAACAACCTGCTCAGCTACGACTGGGAGCCGGAGAAGGGTCCCGGCGGCGCGTGGCAGTGGACCACGAAGAACGACGAGCTCGACGACGCCGCGCCCGGCGTCGCGGACCCCGACGACAAGGAGGACGTGATGATGCTCACGACGGACGTGGCCCTGAAACACGACGACGACTTCCGGGCCGTCCTTGAGGAGTTCCGCGACGACCCCGACGAGTTCCAGGAGACGTTCGCGAAGGCGTGGTACAAGCTCATCCACCGCGACATGGGTCCGCCGGAGCGATTCCTCGGCCCCGAGGTCCCGGAGGAGACGATGATCTGGCAGGACCCCCTACCGGAGGCGGACTACGAGACGATCGGCGACGCCGAGGTCGCGGAGCTCAAGGATGCGCTCCTCGACTCCGGACTCTCGACCGGCGAGCTCGTCAAGACCGCGTGGGCGGCGGCGTCCACCTACCGCGACAGCGACAAGCGCGGCGGCGCCAACGGCGCCCGCATCCGCCTCGAACCGCAGCGGAGCTGGGAGGCCAACGAGCCCGAGCAGCTCGCCGACGTCCTCTCGACGCTCGAAGACGTCCAGGCCGAGTTCAACGAGTCGCGCGCCGACGACGTCCGCGTCTCGCTCGCCGACCTCATCGTGTTGGGCGGCACCGCGGCCGTCGAGCAGGCCGCGGCCGACGCCGGCTACGACGTCGAAGTGCCGTTCGCGCCCGGCCGCGTCGACGCCACCGAAGACCAGACCGACGTCGACTCCTTCGAGGCGCTCAAGCCCGACGCCGACGGCTTCCGCAACTACCTCGGCGACGCCGACGAGGACGTCGAGGATCTCATGGTCGACAAGGCGGACCTGCTGAACTTAACCGCCAGCGAGATGACCGTGCTGGCCGGCGGCCTGCGCGCGCTGGGCGCGACCTACGCCGACCGCACGGCGTTCACCGACGATCCCGGCACGCTCACCAACGACTTCTTCGTCAACCTGCTCGACATGGAGTACGAGTGGGACGAGGTCACCGACGCCGAGGACCTCTACGAGGTCCGCGACCGCGACACCGGCGAGGTCGCGTGGGAGGCGACGCGCGCCGACCTCATCTTCGGCTCGAACGCGCGGCTCCGCACCGTCGCGGACGTGTACGCCAGCGACGAGGAGAAGTTCGTCGAGGACTTCGCCGAGACGTGGAGCGACGTGATGAAGCTCGACCGCTTCGACCTCGACTGA
- the lpdA gene encoding dihydrolipoyl dehydrogenase, producing the protein MVVGDVTTGTEVLVIGAGPGGYVAAIRAAQEGLDTTLVEKDAYGGACLNRGCIPSKALITGSGLAHEAGNAEFMGVHADPAVDMGKMVEWKNGVVDRLTGGVEKLCKANGVNLIEGTASFVGEDTVRVAHGGDGQGSETLSFEHAVIATGSRPVQIPGFEFAEDHVWSSAEALDADTVPDRLGVVGGGYIGMELATTYAKLGANVTVVEMLDDILDPYEDDVKRIVRERAKELGVEFHFGEGASEWSEAPDGGYLLHTETEEGEESTYGVDKILVAVGRQPVTDGLDLESAGIETDERGFIDTDDRTRTAVEHIHAVGDVAGDPMLAHAASNEGIVAAEVIAGEPAAMDQQAIPAAVFTDPEIGTVGMTEAEAEDAGFEPAVGEMPFNASGRAMTTGHTEGFVRIVADEETGFVLGGQIVGPEASELIAEVALAIEMGATLEDVAATVHTHPTLAEAVMEAAENARGQAIHTLNR; encoded by the coding sequence ATGGTCGTCGGAGACGTCACCACGGGAACGGAGGTACTGGTCATCGGCGCGGGGCCGGGCGGCTACGTCGCCGCCATCCGCGCCGCACAGGAGGGGCTCGACACGACCTTGGTCGAGAAGGACGCCTACGGCGGCGCCTGTCTCAACCGCGGCTGTATCCCCTCGAAGGCGCTGATCACGGGGAGCGGCCTCGCCCACGAGGCCGGCAACGCGGAGTTCATGGGCGTCCACGCGGACCCCGCCGTCGACATGGGGAAGATGGTCGAGTGGAAGAACGGCGTCGTCGACCGGCTGACGGGCGGCGTCGAGAAGCTCTGTAAGGCGAACGGCGTGAACCTGATCGAGGGGACCGCCTCGTTCGTCGGCGAGGACACCGTTCGCGTCGCGCACGGCGGCGACGGGCAGGGCTCCGAGACGCTCTCGTTCGAACACGCGGTTATCGCGACCGGATCGCGGCCGGTCCAGATCCCCGGCTTCGAGTTCGCGGAGGACCACGTCTGGAGTTCCGCCGAGGCGCTCGACGCCGACACGGTCCCGGACCGACTCGGGGTCGTCGGCGGCGGCTACATCGGGATGGAGCTGGCGACGACGTACGCGAAGCTCGGCGCCAACGTGACGGTCGTCGAGATGCTCGACGATATCCTCGACCCCTACGAGGACGACGTGAAGCGGATCGTCCGCGAGCGCGCGAAGGAGCTGGGCGTCGAGTTCCACTTCGGCGAGGGCGCGAGCGAGTGGTCCGAGGCGCCCGACGGCGGCTACCTCCTTCACACGGAGACGGAGGAGGGCGAGGAGTCGACGTACGGCGTCGATAAAATCCTCGTCGCGGTCGGCCGCCAGCCCGTCACGGACGGGCTCGACCTGGAGAGCGCCGGGATCGAGACCGACGAGCGCGGGTTCATCGACACCGACGACCGCACCCGCACCGCGGTTGAGCATATCCACGCCGTCGGCGACGTCGCCGGCGACCCGATGCTCGCGCACGCGGCCTCGAACGAGGGGATCGTCGCCGCCGAGGTGATCGCGGGCGAACCCGCCGCGATGGACCAGCAGGCGATCCCCGCGGCCGTCTTCACCGATCCCGAGATCGGCACGGTGGGAATGACCGAGGCGGAGGCCGAAGACGCCGGCTTCGAGCCCGCGGTCGGCGAGATGCCGTTCAACGCCTCCGGGCGGGCGATGACGACCGGCCACACCGAGGGGTTCGTCCGGATCGTCGCCGACGAGGAGACCGGGTTCGTCCTCGGCGGGCAGATCGTCGGGCCGGAGGCGTCGGAGCTGATCGCCGAGGTCGCGCTCGCGATCGAGATGGGGGCGACGCTGGAGGACGTGGCCGCCACCGTCCACACCCACCCGACGCTCGCGGAGGCGGTGATGGAAGCGGCAGAGAACGCCCGCGGGCAGGCGATTCACACGCTGAACCGCTGA